AGCACTCCATCGGCTCCGCCGCCGAAAACAAACCGCATCGGCCTTTCCGTCGTTGACTACAAGGGCGGCAAGACCACGCTCTGCGCCGGCTGCGGGCACAACGCCATCTCCGAGCGCATCCTGGAGGCGATGTACGAAATGGGCGTGAAGCCGGAGCGCGTCGCCAAGCTCTCGGGCATCGGCTGCTCGTCGAAGAGCCCGGCGTACTTCATGAGCCGCTCGCACTCCTTCAACGCGGTCCACGGGCGCATGCCCTCGGTCGCCACCGGCGCCGTGCTCGCCAACCGCTCGCTGCTGGCGCTCGGCGTTTCCGGCGACGGCGACACCGCCTCCATCGGCATGGGCCAGTTCGTCCATCTGCTGCGCCGCAATCTCCCCATGATCTACATCATCGAGGACAACGGCGTCTACGGGCTGACGAAGGGCCAGTTCTCGGCAACGGCCGACCTCGGCTCGAAGCTGAAGACCGGCTCGCCGAACGATCTGCCGCCGTTCGATTGCTGCGCCCTCGCGTTGAAGTGGGGCGCCACGTTCGTCGCGCGTTCCTTCAGCGGCGATAAGAAGCAGCTCCAGGCGCTGATCAAGGCTGCCATCTCGCACAACGGCCTCTCGGTCATCGACGTGGTCTCCCCGTGCGTTACTTTCAACGACCACGAAGGCTCCACCAAGAGCTACGGCTACGTGAAAGAGCACGAAGAGGCCCTGCACGAGCTCGATTACGTCCCGTACTTCGAGGAGA
Above is a genomic segment from Terriglobales bacterium containing:
- a CDS encoding 2-oxoacid:ferredoxin oxidoreductase subunit beta; the protein is MATTPTSSTPSAPPPKTNRIGLSVVDYKGGKTTLCAGCGHNAISERILEAMYEMGVKPERVAKLSGIGCSSKSPAYFMSRSHSFNAVHGRMPSVATGAVLANRSLLALGVSGDGDTASIGMGQFVHLLRRNLPMIYIIEDNGVYGLTKGQFSATADLGSKLKTGSPNDLPPFDCCALALKWGATFVARSFSGDKKQLQALIKAAISHNGLSVIDVVSPCVTFNDHEGSTKSYGYVKEHEEALHELDYVPYFEE